Proteins found in one Muntiacus reevesi chromosome 2, mMunRee1.1, whole genome shotgun sequence genomic segment:
- the IRF3 gene encoding interferon regulatory factor 3 — MGTQKPRILPWLISQLDRGEWEGVAWLDESRTRFRIPWKHGLRQDAQQEDFGIFQAWAEASGAYTPGKDKPDLPTWKRNFRSALNRKEVLRLAEDHSKDSHDPHKIYEFVSSGVRDIPEPDISQDNNGRHSTSDTQEDIVEKLLSDIDLSPERGPSNLTVSSEKPPQLLLSPDSDIPALCPNSGLSENPLKQLLANEEDWEFEVTAFYRGCQVFQQTIFCPGGLRLVGSEAGDRMLPGQPIQLPDPAASLTDQSVTGYVQRVLSCLGGGLALWRAGQWLCAQRLGHCHVYWAVGEELLPSCGHKPAGEVPKDREGGVFNLGPFIADLIAFIEGSRRSPLYTLWFCVGQAWPQDQPWIKRLLMVKVVPMCLRVLVDIARQGGASSLENTVDLHISNSQPLSLTSDQYMACLQDLVEDMDFQVAGEA; from the exons ATGGGAACCCAAAAGCCTCGGATACTGCCCTGGCTGATATCTCAGCTGGACCGAGGGGAGTGGGAGGGCGTGGCCTGGCTGGACGAGAGCCGCACGCGTTTCCGCATCCCATGGAAGCACGGCTTGCGGCAGGATGCCCAGCAGGAGGATTTCGGCATCTTCCAG GCCTGGGCTGAAGCCAGTGGTGCCTATACTCCTGGGAAGGATAAGCCCGACCTGCCCACCTGGAAGAGGAATTTCCGGTCTGCCCTGAACCGGAAGGAAGTGTTGCGTTTAGCGGAGGACCACAGCAAGGACTCCCACGATCCGCACAAGATCTATGAGTTTGTGAGCTCAG GAGTCAGGGACATACCTGAGCCAGATATCTCTCAAGACAACAATGGCAGACACAGTACCTCTGATACTCAG gAAGACATTGTGGAGAAGTTACTGAGTGACATAGATTTGAGCCCAGAAAGAGGGCCCTCGAATCTGACTGTGTCCTCTGAGAAACCCCCTCAGCTCTTGCTGAGCCCCGACTCAGACATCCCTGCTCTTTGCCCAAACTCGGGACTCTCTGAAAACCCCCTGAAGCAGCTGTTGGCGAATGAGGAAG ATTGGGAATTCGAGGTGACTGCCTTCTACCGGGGCTGCCAAGTCTTCCAGCAGACCATCTTCTGCCCTGGGGGCCTGCGGCTGGTGGGGTCAGAAGCAGGGGACAGGATGCTGCCTGGGCAGCCAATACAACTGCCGGACCCCGCGGCGTCCCTGACAGACCAGAGCGTGACCGGCTACGTGCAGCGGGTGCTGAGCTGCCTGGGCGGGGGGCTGGCCCTGTGGAGGGCTGGGCAGTGGCTCTGCGCCCAGAGGCTGGGGCATTGCCACGTGTACTGGGCTGTAGGCGAGGAACTCCTCCCCAGCTGTGGCCACAAGCCTGCCGGCGAGGTcccgaaggacagggaaggaggTGTGTTCAACCTGGGGCCCTTCATAGCAG ATCTGATCGCCTTTATCGAAGGAAGCAGACGCTCACCACTCTATACCCTCTGGTTCTGTGTGGGGCAGGCATGGCCCCAGGACCAGCCATGGATCAAGAGGCTTCTGATGGTCAAG GTTGTCCCCATGTGCCTCAGGGTTCTTGTAGACATAGCGCGGCAAGGGGGTGCCTCCTCCCTGGAGAACACTGTCGACCTGCACATTTCCAACAGCCAGCCACTCTCCCTCACCTCAGACCAGTACATGGCCTGCCTCCAGGATCTGGTCGAGGACATGGATTTCCAGGTCGCCGGGGAGGCCTGA
- the BCL2L12 gene encoding bcl-2-like protein 12 isoform X2 codes for MAGSEELGLREDTLRVLAAFLRRGEAVGSPIPTPPRSPAQEEPTDFLSRLRRCLPCSLGRGAVPPESPRPCSLPLRPCYGSEPGPATPDFYALVAQRLEQLVQEQLRSPPSPELQCPAPTEKEALLRKLVALLEEEAEVINQKEGILAVSPVDLNLPLD; via the exons ATGGCGGGCTCGGAAGAGCTGGGGCTCCGGGAGGACACGCTGAGGGTCCTAGCTGCCTTCCTTAGGCGGGGTGAGGCTGTGGGGTCTCCCATTCCGACCCCACCCAG GAGCCCTGCCCAGGAGGAGCCAACAGACTTCCTGAGCCGCCTTCGAAGATGTCTTCCCTGCTCCCTGGGGCGAGGAGCCGTTCCCCCTGAGTCCCCTCGGCCTTGCTCCCTGCCACTCCGGCCCTGCTATGGTTCAGAGCCTG GCCCTGCTACCCCAGATTTCTatgccctggtggcccagcggctgGAACAGCTGGTCCAAGAGCAACTGAGATCCCCACCTAGTCCAG AATTACAGTGTCCCGCACCCACAGAGAAGGAAGCCCTGCTGCGAAAGCTGGTGGCCTTGCTGGAAGAGGAGGCAGAAGTCATCAATCAGAAG GAGGGCATCTTGGCAGTTTCACCTGTGGACTTGAACTTACCCTTGGACTGA
- the BCL2L12 gene encoding bcl-2-like protein 12 isoform X1 translates to MAGSEELGLREDTLRVLAAFLRRGEAVGSPIPTPPRSPAQEEPTDFLSRLRRCLPCSLGRGAVPPESPRPCSLPLRPCYGSEPGPATPDFYALVAQRLEQLVQEQLRSPPSPELQCPAPTEKEALLRKLVALLEEEAEVINQKLASDPALQRKLARLSASSFSRLVELFSSREVSPRPSQALPCPGPPPPSPEPLARLALAMELSRRVAGLGGTLAGLSVEHVHSFAPWIQAHGGWEGILAVSPVDLNLPLD, encoded by the exons ATGGCGGGCTCGGAAGAGCTGGGGCTCCGGGAGGACACGCTGAGGGTCCTAGCTGCCTTCCTTAGGCGGGGTGAGGCTGTGGGGTCTCCCATTCCGACCCCACCCAG GAGCCCTGCCCAGGAGGAGCCAACAGACTTCCTGAGCCGCCTTCGAAGATGTCTTCCCTGCTCCCTGGGGCGAGGAGCCGTTCCCCCTGAGTCCCCTCGGCCTTGCTCCCTGCCACTCCGGCCCTGCTATGGTTCAGAGCCTG GCCCTGCTACCCCAGATTTCTatgccctggtggcccagcggctgGAACAGCTGGTCCAAGAGCAACTGAGATCCCCACCTAGTCCAG AATTACAGTGTCCCGCACCCACAGAGAAGGAAGCCCTGCTGCGAAAGCTGGTGGCCTTGCTGGAAGAGGAGGCAGAAGTCATCAATCAGAAG CTGGCTTCAGACCCAGCCTTGCAGCGCAAACTGGCGCGCCTCTCTGCCAGTTCCTTCAGCCGCCTAGTGGAGCTCTTCTCTAGCCGAGAGGTCAGCCCTCGCCCAAGCCAAGCACTACCGTGCCCTGGGCCTCCGCCACCTTCCCCGGAACCCCTGGCCCGCCTGGCCCTGGCCATGGAGCTGAGCCGACGTGTGGCTGGGCTGGGGGGCACCTTGGCCGGACTCAGTGTAGAGCATGTGCACAGCTTCGCGCCCTGGATTCAGGCCCACGGGGGCTGG GAGGGCATCTTGGCAGTTTCACCTGTGGACTTGAACTTACCCTTGGACTGA